A section of the Clostridium sp. TW13 genome encodes:
- a CDS encoding class I SAM-dependent methyltransferase, which yields MNNYNETISFWNNIFGDQTPKHYNDETRLHEDLEGGIKWLTDGTTNILDYGCGSGAILFRCTANKNISKCLGMDISEKAVELGKATARLNNLDDVVEFCCGGVEELRGIEENCFDGAILSNIVDNITPEDAEVVIENVSRILKPKGKLLLKLNPYLSAEQLDECGCKLIGDNLYEETEGIYLWNCSTSQWKEYIERYFIIEDYKEIHFQQFNQYNRLFLLTKRR from the coding sequence ATGAATAATTATAATGAGACTATTTCGTTTTGGAATAACATATTTGGTGATCAAACTCCAAAGCATTATAATGATGAAACAAGGCTTCATGAGGATTTAGAAGGTGGAATTAAGTGGTTAACTGACGGGACAACAAATATTTTGGACTATGGTTGCGGAAGCGGTGCAATTTTATTTAGATGCACAGCTAATAAGAATATATCAAAATGTTTAGGAATGGATATTTCTGAAAAGGCAGTAGAGTTAGGCAAGGCTACAGCGAGATTAAACAATTTAGATGATGTAGTGGAATTTTGTTGTGGTGGAGTAGAAGAGTTAAGAGGAATTGAAGAGAATTGTTTTGATGGAGCAATACTATCTAATATAGTTGACAATATTACGCCTGAGGATGCTGAAGTTGTTATAGAAAATGTTAGCAGAATACTTAAACCAAAAGGAAAATTATTATTAAAGCTAAATCCATATTTGTCAGCAGAGCAACTAGATGAATGTGGATGTAAATTAATTGGGGATAATCTTTATGAAGAAACAGAAGGAATTTATCTATGGAATTGTAGTACAAGCCAATGGAAAGAATATATAGAAAGGTATTTTATTATTGAGGACTATAAGGAAATACATTTTCAACAATTTAATCAGTATAACAGATTGTTTCTTTTAACCAAGAGAAGATAA
- a CDS encoding D-2-hydroxyacid dehydrogenase, with product MKKVLIADGLQKNAVEQLKDLGIEVIERHFEQEELGEALKEFDAVVIRSASKINKAVLDKELGGKLKLIIRGGVGVDNIDVDYAVKNGIIVKNTPNASSVSVAELAIAHIFALARFINISNVTMRDGKWNKKKYVGTEITGKTLGVVGLGRIGRETAKRAAALGMKVIYFDFIGEIPGVSEYEYYKLDELLAKSDFISLHVPYDAKQGSLIGKEEFAKMKEGAYIINCARGKVVDEAALLEALNSGKVAGAGIDVFEQEPTQNLELVSHPKVSVTPHIGASTNEAQEKIGEEVVNIIKEFFNL from the coding sequence ATGAAGAAAGTTTTGATAGCAGATGGATTGCAGAAAAATGCAGTTGAGCAGCTTAAAGATCTTGGCATAGAAGTTATAGAAAGACATTTTGAACAAGAAGAACTTGGGGAAGCATTAAAAGAATTTGATGCAGTGGTAATAAGATCAGCATCAAAAATAAATAAGGCTGTACTTGATAAAGAATTAGGTGGCAAATTAAAGTTAATAATAAGAGGAGGAGTAGGAGTAGATAATATAGATGTGGATTATGCCGTGAAAAATGGAATAATTGTAAAGAATACTCCTAATGCTAGCTCAGTTTCAGTAGCAGAACTAGCGATTGCTCATATCTTTGCCTTAGCTAGGTTTATTAATATATCCAATGTTACTATGAGGGATGGTAAATGGAATAAAAAGAAATATGTTGGTACAGAAATCACAGGGAAAACTCTTGGTGTTGTAGGACTCGGAAGAATTGGAAGAGAAACTGCTAAAAGAGCAGCTGCACTTGGAATGAAGGTTATATATTTTGATTTCATAGGAGAAATTCCTGGGGTTAGTGAATATGAGTATTATAAATTGGATGAATTATTAGCTAAATCAGATTTTATTTCATTACATGTACCTTATGATGCTAAACAAGGCTCATTAATAGGCAAGGAAGAATTTGCAAAAATGAAAGAAGGAGCTTATATTATAAATTGTGCAAGAGGTAAAGTCGTAGATGAAGCAGCTTTATTAGAAGCTTTAAATTCAGGAAAAGTAGCTGGAGCGGGAATAGATGTATTTGAGCAGGAGCCAACACAGAATTTAGAATTAGTATCTCATCCTAAAGTTAGTGTTACTCCTCATATAGGAGCTTCAACAAATGAAGCACAAGAAAAGATAGGAGAAGAAGTGGTTAATATTATTAAGGAGTTCTTCAATCTATAA
- a CDS encoding DUF1015 domain-containing protein, giving the protein MAILRAFKAIRPTKELAKDVAALPYDVMDSDEAREMVKDKPYSFLHVDKAEVDLPVDIDVYDSRVYEKARENLNSMIEKGVLIKDKNPSLYIYRQVMNGHPQTGIVGCVSIDEYEKNKIKKHEFTRPEKEQDRINHVENCNANTGPIFLSYNGKSDINALIDMWTKKQPEYDFVSEDGIQHVVWVIDNEEVIAEIINKFKSVENFYIADGHHRAASAVKVGLKKRLENPNYTGNEEFNFFLGVLFPAEQLHILDYNRVVKDLNGYSEEEIINKVSEAFEVVPCENHGSYKPQNKHQFGMYLNKKWYALKAKGGSFDESNPIESLDVAILQNNLLSPILDIGDPRTDKRIDFIGGIRGMKELERRANSDMKIAFSMYPTTMQDIIDVADMGKVMPPKSTWFEPKLRSGLFIHELE; this is encoded by the coding sequence GTGGCAATATTAAGGGCATTTAAGGCGATAAGGCCTACAAAGGAATTAGCAAAGGACGTAGCAGCATTACCTTATGATGTAATGGATTCAGATGAAGCTAGAGAAATGGTTAAAGATAAGCCTTACTCATTCCTTCATGTAGATAAAGCAGAGGTAGATTTACCTGTAGATATTGATGTTTATGATAGTAGGGTTTATGAGAAGGCAAGGGAAAATTTAAACTCTATGATTGAAAAAGGAGTTTTAATTAAGGACAAAAATCCTAGTTTATATATTTACAGACAAGTAATGAATGGGCATCCTCAGACAGGTATTGTGGGCTGTGTATCTATTGATGAATATGAAAAAAACAAGATAAAGAAGCATGAGTTTACAAGACCTGAAAAGGAACAGGATCGAATAAATCATGTAGAGAATTGTAATGCTAATACAGGTCCAATATTCTTAAGCTATAATGGAAAATCAGATATAAATGCATTAATTGATATGTGGACAAAAAAGCAGCCAGAATATGACTTTGTATCTGAAGATGGAATTCAGCATGTGGTTTGGGTAATTGACAATGAAGAAGTAATAGCAGAGATTATCAATAAGTTTAAGTCTGTAGAAAATTTTTATATAGCAGATGGACATCATAGAGCTGCCTCAGCAGTGAAGGTTGGTTTAAAGAAAAGACTTGAAAATCCTAATTATACTGGAAATGAAGAATTTAATTTTTTCTTAGGAGTTTTATTTCCAGCAGAACAACTGCATATTCTTGACTATAATAGAGTAGTAAAAGATTTGAATGGGTACTCAGAAGAGGAAATTATCAATAAAGTTAGTGAAGCCTTTGAAGTGGTTCCTTGTGAGAATCATGGAAGCTATAAACCACAAAATAAGCACCAATTTGGTATGTATCTAAACAAGAAATGGTATGCACTCAAAGCTAAGGGTGGGAGTTTTGATGAAAGTAACCCAATAGAAAGTTTAGATGTGGCTATTCTACAAAATAACTTACTATCACCTATTTTAGATATAGGTGACCCAAGAACTGATAAGAGAATAGATTTTATAGGTGGCATAAGAGGAATGAAGGAACTTGAAAGAAGAGCAAATTCAGATATGAAGATAGCCTTTTCAATGTATCCAACTACAATGCAAGATATAATTGATGTAGCAGACATGGGGAAGGTTATGCCTCCAAAATCAACATGGTTTGAACCAAAGTTGAGAAGTGGGCTGTTTATTCATGAACTTGAGTAG
- a CDS encoding AraC family transcriptional regulator, producing the protein MDWIQKMNQALTYIEENLTEEIDFGVVAQKACCSSYNFQRMFSFITDITLAEYIRRRRLTKAAFELQNSDIKIIDLAMKYGYDSPVSFSRAFHSIHGITPNKAREEGVQLKAYPRLSFQITIKGVSEMNYRIETKPEFQVYGVEGIFDNEGCNDTVPKFWDKFCEKNQGDRLIKSLGKDPKTTEGVIHAICGYRNISDKAFPYMICAFKTPEANTEGYTVVDVPAATWAIFTSEKHGRDKVTEATQNLNARIYTEWAPNSSYEIIEGFDLEIYRFDGDKCYEEIWVRVKPASNK; encoded by the coding sequence ATGGATTGGATACAAAAAATGAATCAAGCACTCACTTATATAGAAGAGAATTTGACAGAAGAAATTGATTTTGGAGTGGTTGCACAAAAAGCATGTTGTTCATCATATAACTTTCAAAGGATGTTTTCTTTTATAACTGACATTACTCTTGCTGAGTATATAAGACGAAGACGGTTAACCAAGGCAGCTTTTGAATTGCAAAACAGTGATATAAAGATTATTGATTTAGCAATGAAATATGGATATGATTCACCAGTATCTTTCTCAAGAGCATTCCATAGTATACATGGAATCACTCCAAACAAGGCGAGAGAAGAGGGTGTACAGCTAAAAGCCTATCCTAGACTTTCCTTTCAAATAACAATTAAAGGAGTAAGTGAAATGAATTATAGGATTGAGACAAAACCAGAATTTCAGGTTTATGGAGTTGAAGGAATCTTCGACAATGAGGGATGTAATGATACAGTCCCTAAGTTTTGGGATAAGTTTTGTGAGAAAAATCAGGGGGATAGGTTAATTAAATCTTTAGGGAAAGATCCAAAGACAACAGAAGGGGTAATACATGCTATATGTGGATATAGAAATATAAGTGATAAAGCTTTTCCATATATGATTTGTGCCTTCAAAACCCCAGAAGCAAACACAGAAGGATATACAGTTGTAGATGTTCCAGCAGCAACTTGGGCGATATTCACATCTGAAAAACATGGAAGAGATAAGGTTACAGAAGCCACCCAAAATTTGAATGCACGTATTTATACAGAGTGGGCTCCAAATTCCTCTTATGAAATAATTGAAGGATTTGACTTAGAAATATATAGATTTGATGGTGACAAGTGTTATGAGGAGATTTGGGTTAGAGTGAAACCAGCTTCAAATAAATAA
- a CDS encoding DUF3021 domain-containing protein, with the protein MIKSILKRGLLGILISISLTVIVLLAILLLNGYSSITLDITILTKYFTSSVIIGFIAFAGSVLFDIEKWSLIIRTLVHFVITYIPIIHFIKYAGWIPNSTLYQAEFLSLYVLFYILHFFWYVTNNKKDAAYLNEQLQKIGVKK; encoded by the coding sequence ATGATAAAATCAATTTTAAAAAGAGGATTATTAGGAATTTTAATTAGCATTTCACTAACTGTAATTGTACTATTAGCTATCTTGTTACTTAACGGGTATAGTTCCATTACTTTAGATATAACCATTCTAACAAAATACTTCACAAGTTCTGTTATAATTGGTTTTATTGCCTTTGCAGGTAGTGTTTTGTTTGATATTGAAAAGTGGTCATTAATCATTCGTACTCTAGTGCATTTTGTTATTACTTATATACCAATCATTCATTTTATTAAATATGCAGGTTGGATTCCTAACTCTACATTATATCAAGCTGAATTCCTAAGCTTGTATGTTCTTTTTTATATATTGCACTTTTTTTGGTATGTCACTAACAACAAAAAGGATGCAGCTTATTTAAATGAACAATTGCAAAAAATTGGTGTTAAGAAATAA
- a CDS encoding phosphodiester glycosidase family protein, with protein sequence MDKLKKYVVYIGIFLIVTLVTFPMLLLYTPFFKNARKVYVASAMCTTSHQWLATKFLSDEKIKDILNSEDKKVSADKENTSIVQIPKNNDNAIDFVKINNSRYTGYCLIIHNPRRVKVAASEEGGTKGELIEKIVNKNSAICGINGGGFSQDIGTNKNKPLGIIMSEGRLIYPKSEDKVDFNRLCLGAINKQGLLIVGKYTFEELKKMNVQEAISFGPVLIKDGKAIPIENDIAWGGGSAMNPKALIGQKQDGSIILMVLTGHLNSMICATLNEAQQLMLDLGAVNAMNLDGGNSVIMYKDGQLVNTPSKQSELRHLSSAIIVK encoded by the coding sequence ATGGATAAGTTAAAAAAGTATGTAGTGTATATAGGGATTTTCTTAATAGTAACTTTAGTGACATTTCCAATGTTGTTGCTATATACACCATTTTTCAAAAATGCTAGAAAGGTATATGTGGCATCAGCAATGTGCACAACAAGTCATCAATGGCTAGCAACCAAATTTTTATCAGATGAAAAAATTAAAGATATTTTAAACAGTGAGGACAAAAAGGTTTCAGCTGATAAAGAAAACACAAGTATTGTGCAAATACCAAAAAATAATGATAATGCTATAGATTTCGTTAAGATTAATAATTCTAGATATACTGGATATTGTTTGATTATACACAATCCTAGAAGAGTTAAGGTTGCAGCATCAGAAGAAGGTGGTACAAAAGGAGAACTTATAGAGAAAATAGTTAATAAGAATAGTGCTATCTGCGGAATTAATGGAGGTGGCTTTTCACAGGATATTGGTACTAATAAAAATAAGCCTCTTGGAATTATAATGTCTGAAGGAAGACTTATATATCCAAAGTCAGAGGATAAGGTAGATTTTAATAGATTGTGCTTAGGAGCAATAAATAAGCAAGGTTTATTAATAGTAGGCAAATATACATTTGAAGAGTTGAAAAAAATGAATGTACAAGAAGCTATTAGTTTTGGTCCAGTTTTAATTAAAGATGGGAAAGCCATACCTATAGAGAATGATATAGCCTGGGGAGGTGGAAGTGCAATGAATCCGAAGGCACTAATTGGTCAGAAGCAAGATGGATCTATAATTTTAATGGTGCTAACAGGGCATTTAAATTCTATGATTTGTGCTACTTTAAATGAAGCTCAACAGCTTATGTTAGATTTAGGGGCTGTAAATGCTATGAACCTTGATGGGGGTAACTCTGTCATAATGTATAAAGATGGACAACTAGTTAATACACCATCTAAACAATCAGAATTGAGACACTTATCATCAGCTATAATAGTGAAATAG
- the lepB gene encoding signal peptidase I, which produces MRNQEEYKNIADGDKSKDGQEGKPSILKDWIIPLLTALILVLLINKFAFFIAKIPSESMVPTLNVGDRLIVTRIYNKDKLKRQDIIVFKSKEKDETMIKRLIGLPGDKVEIKAGVVSVNGTKLEENYIGQPDTLGGSYTVPKGKYFFLGDNRLRSADSRYWDDPYIDWADIEGKAQFKVFPFSDIGKLK; this is translated from the coding sequence ATGAGAAACCAAGAAGAGTATAAAAATATAGCTGATGGGGATAAATCTAAGGATGGGCAAGAAGGCAAACCATCAATTTTAAAGGATTGGATTATTCCTTTATTGACAGCTTTAATATTAGTGTTACTAATAAATAAGTTTGCATTTTTTATTGCTAAAATTCCATCAGAATCGATGGTTCCAACCTTAAATGTGGGAGATAGACTTATAGTAACCAGAATTTATAACAAAGATAAATTGAAACGTCAAGATATAATTGTTTTTAAGTCTAAAGAAAAGGATGAAACAATGATTAAGAGGTTAATAGGACTTCCAGGGGACAAGGTAGAGATTAAAGCTGGTGTTGTGAGTGTAAATGGAACTAAGCTTGAAGAAAACTATATTGGGCAACCAGACACGCTTGGTGGAAGTTATACTGTCCCAAAAGGCAAGTACTTCTTTCTAGGTGATAATAGATTAAGGTCTGCTGATTCTAGGTATTGGGATGATCCATATATAGATTGGGCTGATATAGAGGGAAAGGCACAATTTAAAGTATTTCCTTTCAGTGATATAGGAAAATTAAAGTAG
- a CDS encoding LytTR family DNA-binding domain-containing protein, translated as MQVSVKIDETIDEIQVEIHTKEINEEVNSILDKLYEKNVTLKGTYDNKVHLLNASKIYEIYSENKKIIARQKEKLFMLKYTLYELEELLKSENFIRISNSAIVNISYIESFQAMHNGLLCINFNDNTKEYVSRRYLKKIKEKLSF; from the coding sequence ATGCAAGTATCTGTTAAAATTGATGAAACTATAGACGAAATTCAAGTGGAAATCCATACAAAAGAAATTAATGAAGAGGTTAACTCAATCTTAGATAAATTATATGAAAAAAACGTCACATTAAAAGGTACTTACGATAATAAAGTTCATCTATTGAATGCCAGCAAAATTTATGAAATATACAGTGAAAATAAAAAGATTATTGCACGTCAAAAAGAAAAATTATTTATGCTAAAATACACTCTTTACGAGTTAGAAGAACTTCTAAAATCAGAAAACTTTATTAGAATCTCCAATTCAGCTATAGTAAACATTTCTTATATAGAAAGTTTTCAAGCTATGCACAATGGACTACTATGTATTAATTTTAATGATAATACAAAGGAATATGTTTCTAGAAGGTATCTGAAAAAAATCAAAGAAAAATTAAGTTTTTGA